Part of the Candidatus Cloacimonadota bacterium genome, CGGGCAGGGGGAAAAATCCCCCTGCACCCCCACCTTGTCGTAAGCTCATAACCTTATTCCTTAGCCCTGAAATTTTCAAAAGGCAAAAAGAACAAAAAACAAAAATCAAGGGGAAACCCTGACGCAGCGGAAACCTACACTATAGTAGCCATAGGGCGCAACGACGTTGAACCGATACGAAACCGCGCAGTCGTAGGCATAGTAGTTCCAGCTACCGCCGCGTAGCACACGGTAAGACCCGCTATTTGCTCCCGTAGGATTATTCTGTGAACCACTGGGATAGCTACCATAAATGTCCCACACCCATTCCCATACGTTTCCACTCATATCAAAAGTGCCCAGTTCGTTGGGTGCAAAACCACCAACCGTGTGGGTTGAATATGGTTGTGTCGAACCACCATTGTTCCAATAAAATGCAACCGCATTAATGTCATTGCTGCCACTGTAAGTATAATTATGTGTCTGGTTACCTCCTCGCGCTGCAAACTGCCATTCCATCTCTGTGGGTAATCTATAGCCATTAGCTGTCCAATTGCAACTTACATTGGTATGATTGGTATTGCTGGAATTCCATCCCGCAGGCCAGTTATCAGGATTCGTGCCGTAGGTGCTATAGCTGTAGCAGGGAGTTAATCCTTCCTGCAGGCTGCGGCGATTACTGTATTCAATGGCGTTGAACCAAGAAACATAATAGACAGGATAATTGCTGCCTACCCCATATCCAGAAGCTGGATTAACTCCCATCACCGCCTGATATTCTGCCTGGGTGATCTCGTATTTATCCATGTAAAATGAGGACAGAGTCACATCAGAGGTGCCGTTGTTAAATGTGCCACCCTCTACCAGAATAAAGTCATCCACAGCAACAGGATTGGGATTGTCTCTGGCGATTACTTTGGCTTTGTAATCTGTGCCTACTGCCATTCCGTCACCGGCAGGATGCCAGATGATTTGTTTGCCGTTACCAACGGTGACGCTATTACCTATATCACCGGATACGGCTGTGGGAGGAATGTCATTGTAGCTGACGCCATTATCGGCAGAAATTAGCAGGGTTACGGCACAGTCTGTATCAGCAGCAAGGTCATAGGAAATAGTTACTTGACCGGCAGAAGGGGTGGCTAC contains:
- a CDS encoding formylglycine-generating enzyme family protein, with protein sequence MKQLLITLSLIALAGYAIAAAPVVSNVVATPSAGQVTISYDLAADTDCAVTLLISADNGVSYNDIPPTAVSGDIGNSVTVGNGKQIIWHPAGDGMAVGTDYKAKVIARDNPNPVAVDDFILVEGGTFNNGTSDVTLSSFYMDKYEITQAEYQAVMGVNPASGYGVGSNYPVYYVSWFNAIEYSNRRSLQEGLTPCYSYSTYGTNPDNWPAGWNSSNTNHTNVSCNWTANGYRLPTEMEWQFAARGGNQTHNYTYSGSNDINAVAFYWNNGGSTQPYSTHTVGGFAPNELGTFDMSGNVWEWVWDIYGSYPSGSQNNPTGANSGSYRVLRGGSWNYYAYDCAVSYRFNVVAPYGYYSVGFRCVRVSP